Proteins co-encoded in one Nicotiana sylvestris chromosome 7, ASM39365v2, whole genome shotgun sequence genomic window:
- the LOC138873760 gene encoding uncharacterized protein gives MGRGFSQSSGSSAATSFVRPLAPVGRDIVRGGARGRGVPNRFYALSGRHSAEAFPDVAIGILSVQAIDCYALIDPGSSLSYVTPFIASRFGVELEQLHESFSVSTPVGDSITATRVYRNCVVMVCGRATTADLIELKMVDFDVIMGMDWLYSCFAKFDCRTRVMRLEFPNEPVIEWKGNGVVPKGRFISYLKALKMIKKGCIYHLVQVADTTSEVSVPESMLDVNEFLEVFPDELPGIPPDREIDFGIDVLPDTRPISIPPYRMAPAELRELQEQLKDLLEKGFIWPSVSPWGASVLFVRKKDGSLRMFIDYRQLNKVTIKNKYPLPQIDDLFNQLQGKANMVADALSQKSMGSLAHLGADQRPLAREVYQLASLGVRISTSDEGKVMVHNGEESSLVVEVKEKQLIDPVLAQMMETVLNNKTSTFSLGGEDGVLRCQGRLCVPDVDNHRGRVMAEAHNSRYSVHPGSTKMYRDLKEIYWWNGMKRGVEDFVSECPNCQQVKAEHQRPGGLTQLMEIPMWKWEMINMDFVVGLPRTQRKFDSIWVIVDRLTKSAHFLPVKSTDTTEKYAQLYIKEIVRLHGTPLSIISDREAQFTTNFWKKFQQGLGTQVNLSTAFHPHTDGQAERTIQMLEDMFGLVSWISKMAPFEALYGRRCRSPIGWFEVGEAELLGPDLVHQAMEIVKIIQERLKAAQSTQKSYADIR, from the exons ATGGGTAGGGGATTTTCTCAGTCATCTGGTTCTTCAGCTGCCACATCATTCGTGCGTCCTTTAGCCCCAGTAGGGCGCGACATAGTTAGGGGTGGAGCTCGTGGTAGAGGTGTACCTAACCGGTTTTATGCCTTGAGTGGTCGCCATAGTGCAGAGGCCTTCCCAGATGTTGCTATAGGTATCTTGTCTGTTCAGGCCATTGATTgttatgctcttattgatccGGGGTCCTCTTTGTCTTATGTCACCCCATTCATTGCTTCACGTTTTGGGGTAGAACTCGAACAGCTTCATGAGTCATTCTCTGTATCGACTCCGGTTGGTGATTCTATTACAGCCACGCGAGTTTATAGGAATTGTGTTGTCATGGTATGTGGTCGTGCTACCACGGCCGACCTTATTGAGCTTaaaatggtggattttgatgtgattatgggaatggactggCTTTATTCGTGCTTTGCTAAATTTGACTGCCGAACGAGAGTCATGAGGCTTGAGTTCCCTAATGAGCCGGTTATTGAGTGGAAGGGAAATGGTGTGgtgccgaaaggtaggtttatttcctaccttaaggcttTGAAGATGAttaagaaggggtgtatctaccaTTTGGTCCAGGTGGCGGACACCACTTCAGAAGTGTCTGTCCCCGAGTCCATGCTAGACGTGAATGAGTTTCTTGAAGTGTTTCCGGACGAGCTTCCAGGGATCCCgccagatagggagattgatttcggGATTGATGTATTGCCAGATACGCGGCcaatatctattccaccatacagaATGGCGCCAGCGGAGTTAAGGGAGTTACAGGAACAGCTGAAGGATTTATTAGAAAAGGGGTTCATATGGccaagtgtgtcaccgtggggtgcctCGGTTCTTTTTGTCAGAAAGAAGGATGGGTCACTCCGGATGTTTATTGATTATCGGCAgcttaacaaggtcaccatcaagaataaatatcctttgcctcagATAGATGATTTGTTCAACCAATTGCAAG ggaaggcgaatATGGTGGCCGACGCTCTCAGTCAGAAGTccatgggtagtttggctcatttgggagcTGATCAGAGGCCTTTGGCTCGGGAGGTTTATCAATTGGCCAGTCTGGGGGTTCGTATTTCGACCTCAGATGAGGGGAAGGTTATGGTGCATAATGGAGAAGAATCGTCACTGGTAGTAGAAGTCAAGGAAAAACAGCTCATTGATCCAGTATTAGCACAGATGATGGAGACAGTTTTGAATAACAAGACTTCGACATTTTCACTCGGTGGTGAAGATGGTGTATTACGATGTCAAGGTAGGTTATGTGTTCCAGATGTGGATAATCATCGGGGGAGGGTAATGGCGGAGGCtcataattccaggtattctgtgcacccaggttctacgaaaatgtaccgtgatctcaaggaaatttattggtggaacggtaTGAAGAGGGGTGTGGAGGACTTTGTATCTGAAtgtccgaattgtcagcaagtaaaagcTGAGCACCAGCGGCCCGGTGGGTTAACTCAACTTATGGAAataccaatgtggaaatgggagatgattaacATGGATTTCGTGGTAGGGTTACCTCGCACTCagcgcaagttcgactcaatttgggtaatagtGGATAGACTCACCAAATCAGCTCACTTCCTGCCAGTCAAGTCCACGGATACTACGGAAAAATATGCTcaattgtatatcaaagaaatagtaaGGCTTCATGGCACTCCACTTTCTATTATCTCAGATCGAGAGGCCCAGTTCACaactaatttttggaagaaatttcagcaaggtttgggtactcaggtgaatctcagcacgGCTTTCCATCCGCATACTGATGGTCAAgcggagcggactattcagatgctTGAAGATATGTTCGGGCTTGTGTCTTGGATTTcaaag atggccccatttgaggcattgtatgggaggagatgtagatctccgattggatggttcgaagtgggTGAAGCAGAATTGTTAGGGCCAGATCTGGTGCACCAGGCTATGGAAATAGTTAAAATCATTCAGGAAAGGCTGAAAGCTGCTCAGAGTACCCAGAAATCTTATGCGGACATTCGTTGA